Proteins encoded by one window of Carassius carassius chromosome 30, fCarCar2.1, whole genome shotgun sequence:
- the LOC132110582 gene encoding arginase-2, mitochondrial-like, which produces MALRGPLSRLLRCTLSSCQQNRSHSVAILGAPFSKGQKRRGVEHGPKAIRDAGLVERLSNLDYAVHDFGDLTFKHLEKDEHFMHVPFPRTVGRANQLLSGAVSGAVGAGHTCIMLGGDHSLAIGSVEGHAQQCPDLCLIWVDAHADINTPLTSPSGNLHGQSVAFLLKDLQNKMPEVPGFSWMKPFLSARDLVYIGLRDVDPGEHIILKTLGIQYFSMRDIDRMGIQRVMEVTLDHLLARKQRPIHLSFDIDAFDPSLAPATGTPVNGGLTYREGIYVTEEIHNTGLLSVMDVVEVNPTLGATPEALEATTSLAVDVIASALGQTREGAHIAFPKIPEPKEDTELRL; this is translated from the exons ATGGCCTTGAGAGGACCACTGTCTAGATTATTGAGATGCACGTTGAGTTCCTGCCAGCAGAACCGATCTCATTCTGTTGCCATTTTGGGAGCTCCGTTTTCTAAAGGACAG AAAAGGAGAGGGGTAGAGCATGGACCCAAGGCTATCCGGGATGCGGGTTTGGTGGAGAGACTATCAAATCTGg ACTACGCTGTGCATGATTTTGGAGACCTGACCTTCAAGCATCTGGAAAAAGATGAGCACTTTATGCACGTGCCGTTCCCACGCACAGTTGGACGTGCCAATCAGCTGCTGTCAGGAGCTGTGAGTGGTGCGGTGGGGGCAGGACACACCTGCATCATGTTGGGGGGAGACCATag CTTAGCGATTGGTTCAGTGGAGGGTCACGCTCAGCAGTGTCCTGATCTGTGTCTGATTTGGGTGGACGCTCACGCAGATATCAACACTCCTCTGACTTCACCCTCTGGAAACCTCCACGGCCAGTCCGTGGCATTCCTACTTAAGGACCTGCAGAACAAG ATGCCAGAAGTTCCTGGATTTTCCTGGATGAAGCCTTTCCTGTCTGCCAGAGATCTAGTCTACATCGGCCTCAGAGATGTGGATCCAGGCGAGCA tataatcctgaagaccttgggAATCCAATATTTCTCCATGCGGGATATTGACAGAATGGGCATTCAGAGGGTAATGGAGGTCACTTTGGATCACCTCTTGGCAAG GAAACAAAGGCCAATACATCTTAGCTTTGACATCGATGCTTTTGACCCTTCCCTGGCTCCTGCCACTGGAACTCCTGTTAATGGAGGATTGACCTATAGAGAGGGCATCTACGTAACAGAGGAGATCCATAACACAG GTTTACTCTCTGTGATGGACGTAGTTGAAGTGAACCCCACACTAGGTGCCACACCTGAGGCTCTGGAGGCCACAACTAGCCTAGCCGTTGATGTCATCGCATCTGCTCTTGGTCAGACACGTGAAGGAGCACACATCGCCTTCCCGAAGATTCCAGAACCAAAAGAGGACACCGAACTGCGGCTTTAG